The Engystomops pustulosus chromosome 4, aEngPut4.maternal, whole genome shotgun sequence genome contains a region encoding:
- the THAP9 gene encoding DNA transposase THAP9, with product MPVSCAASGCKSRYTLEAREKGITFHRFPRSNPALLDKWCRAMKRATSTGELWTPSRYQRLCSLHFQQSCFDTTGQTKRLRDDVIPSIFNFPEDTQKSEESESTVLETSSPPSNDDPLIHEAENGEPEVVNIYSNTDDIIHCHVQLQDHPYFIPDIDTLKKKLKASEDSRAQKEKELRNAKDREKRLRQTCLSIYQELIKRNLLSSQLLDILQPYEDIPLELFKKPELEYSAQQRMFSLILQLNDPLAYKYLRKETKLPLPGPRRLREWLKSDQGGPGISSVVLKTLIQKKQTHPQLYTQVSLALGTFSIEQNVSYNSQRNELVGFVNLGKVGAGSGSQDVANEVLIFMIVGAVGHWSIPIAYFFVKSLTSQAQKQLLVHVLHELSENSFEVVAISMDRDLRNEEMCTMLGCAFTDPWELQAYFSLPNRDYRHYVVFDVSNELQIITNTIEELGSILSPEGVISWQYMTDLMNLPRIIPLVEDTMLVKMRLLCNRLSDSIANALRLIQELNYEAFHGFQPMINFIQTIGRLFDICNSGSVQLQGDKGHINKNNLEQKLQVLQETRDYLLTLTTFDNDFLFQSSRAWCIVGLLVNIASLGELFPRLLMDHDRITTYRFGTCHLKELFNSVGKKGGSAVKPTALDVHNTIEELLLQCGVGDLNLDNDISFIHTSVRQSMTGSLLHHHYPFLDTCIKLSHHVYQSSVLDVSLHNSQMYISGWVVRETFKQLSCNKCRWALVSSNPPQDFTSAYHLLQVDGGIAHFVPSNGTHRTVQIAEKELHYMLKYGRWKHRISALMLEHHILTILGPTDIFDLKDHILQTGLGIDNHHFQLLRLIVSVYYALREPYINSIQQEYHQRRLLKQTLSRPMELFIHSDLLSTEHPVT from the exons ATGCCCGTGTCATGTGCTGCCTCAGGATGCAAATCAAGGTATACTCTGGAGGCCAGAGAAAAAGGAATAACATTTCAcag GTTTCCAAGATCAAATCCTGCATTGTTGGACAAATGGTGTCGTGCTATGAAAAGAGCAACAAGCACGGGTGAGTTATGGACACCTTCAAGATACCAGCGACTATGCAGCCTCCACTTTCAGCAGAGCTGCTTTGACACTACTGGACAGACAAAGCGTTTACGAGATGATGTAATTCCCAGCATTTTCAATTTTCCAGAAGACACACAG AAATCTGAAGAGTCTGAAAGCACAGTTTTAGAAACATCTTCACCACCTTCCAATGATGATCCTCTGATACATGAAGCAGAAAATGGAGAACCAGAAGTGGTTAATATATATTCTAACACTGATGATATTATACACTGCCATGTACAATTACAG GATCATCCATATTTCATTCCAGATATTGATACCCTGAAAAAGAAGCTAAAAGCTTCAGAAGATTCAAGAGCACAAAAAGAAAAGGAGCTTAGAAATGCAAAAGACAGAGAGAAGCGTTTGCGACAGACTTGCCTTAGTATTTATCAAGAACTTATCAAGAGAAACCTGCTGAGCTCCCAGCTTCTAGACATCCTTCAACCTTATGAAG ACATTCCATTGGAACTCTTCAAAAAGCCCGAATTGGAGTATTCGGCTCAGCAGCGCATGTTTTCCCTGATTTTACAACTGAATGACCCTCTGGCATACAAATACTTGAGGAAGGAAACCAAGCTGCCATTACCAGGACCAAGAAGACTTCGAGA GTGGCTGAAGTCAGATCAGGGCGGCCCAGGAATTAGTTCTGTAGTCCTGAAAACATTGATACAGAAGAAGCAAACTCACCCACAGTTATATACCCAAGTGTCTCTTGCTTTGGGTACATTTTCAATTGAGCAGAATGTTTCCTATAACTCACAAAGAAATGAACTTGTGGGTTTTGTGAATTTGGGCAAAGTAGGAGCTGGAAGTGGAAGTCAGGATGTGGCTAATGAAGTCCTAATTTTCATGATAGTTGGAGCAGTTGGCCATTGGAGCATCCCCATTGCATATTTTTTTGTTAAGTCATTAACTTCACAAGCACAAAAGCAACTTCTTGTTCATGTTTTGCATGAACTATCTGAgaacagttttgaggtggttgcTATATCTATGGATAGAGATCTCCGTAATGAAGAAATGTGCACTATGCTTGGTTGTGCTTTTACAGATCCATGGGAACTTCAGGCATACTTCTCATTGCCCAACAGAGACTACAGGCACTATGTTGTGTTTGATGTGAGCAATGAACTGCAGATAATCACCAACACGATAGAAGAACTTGGTTCTATTCTCAGTCCTGAAGGAGTAATTTCCTGGCAGTATATGACTGACTTGATGAATCTGCCTAGAATAATTCCTCTTGTGGAGGATACGATGCTAGTGAAGATGAGACTGCTGTGTAATAGGTTAAGTGATAGTATTGCAAATGCACTGCGATTAATCCAGGAATTAAATTACGAGGCTTTTCATGGTTTTCAGCCTATGATCAACTTTATTCAG ACTATTGGTAGACTTTTTGATATCTGCAATAGCGGTAGtgtacaactacaaggagacaaaGGACACATAAATAAGAATAACTTGGAACAAAAATTACAAGTTCTACAGGAGACGCGTGACTACTTATTGACACTTACAACATTTGACAATGACTTCCTTTTCCAATCCTCAAG GGCCTGGTGTATTGTTGGTCTTCTAGTAAACATTGCTTCACTTGGGGAATTGTTCCCACGCTTACTGATGGATCATGACCGCATCACTACTTACAGATTTGGGACTTGTCACCTTAAAGAGTTATTTAACAGTGTTGGAAAGAAAG GTGGTTCAGCTGTCAAGCCTACGGCTCTTGATGTACATAATACTATAGAAGAACTATTGTTACAATGTGGAGTTGGTGATTTAAATCTAGACAATGACATCAGCTTTATACATACAAGCGTAAGACAAAGTATGACTGGTTCTCTACTGCACCATCATTATCCATTCCTAGATACTTGTATTAAACTTTCCCATCATGTCTACCAGTCTTCGGTGTTGGATGTGTCACTTCATAATTCTCAGATGTATATTTCAGGATGGGTTGTAAGAGAAACTTTTAAACAGCTCTCCTGTAATAAGTGTAGATGGGCTCTGGTGAGCAGCAACCCCCCACAGGATTTTACTAGTGCCTATCACTTATTACAAGTGGATGGAGGTATCGCTCATTTTGTACCATCAAATGGAACACACCGGACTGTACAAATAGCAGAAAAGGAATTGCATTATATGTTGAAATATGGCAGATGGAAACACAGAATTTCTGCTCTGATGCTGGAGCACCACATACTGACCATACTGGGACCAACAGATATTTTTGATCTGAAGGATCACATATTGCAGACTGGATTGGGCATAGACAATCATCACTTTCAGCTTTTGCGTTTGATAGTATCTGTATACTATGCACTAAGGGAGCCCTATATTAATAGCATACAGCAGGAATATCATCAGAGACGACTTCTGAAGCAGACTTTATCAAGACCAATGGAGCTTTTTATCCATTCAGATTTGTTGTCTACAGAACATCCAGTAACATAG